In one window of Bdellovibrio bacteriovorus W DNA:
- a CDS encoding hypothetical protein (COG2718 Uncharacterized conserved protein): MSIREDHNRFREIVKGKVKEDLRRYVSQGEMIGKREDEYVKIPLPRIDIPNFRYGPKQQGGVGQGDGQPGQDVGDPGEGGTGQAGEAPGEHQLEVELSMEELAEILGEKLQLPRIEPKGAKNIDSLKTKFTGLAPVGPEGLRHFKSSYKRALKRMVGSGTYDPNEPLVLPIRRDMQYKSFKKVQQPHTQAVVIYMMDVSGSMGDEQKEIVRLESFWINTWLKKHYKGLQTRFIIHDAAAKEVDEDTFFRTSESGGTLISSAYKLCKEIIETDYPSDEWNIYPFHFSDGDNWSGEDTRLCLKMLSEFFLPKCNVFSYGQVESKYGSGQFLKDLEKEFGEDERLTLSQIENRDKILDSIKDFLGKGK, encoded by the coding sequence ATGTCTATCAGAGAAGACCATAATCGATTTAGAGAGATTGTTAAGGGTAAGGTCAAAGAAGATCTTCGACGTTATGTCTCTCAAGGAGAGATGATCGGTAAGCGGGAGGATGAATACGTTAAGATTCCTCTTCCGCGCATTGATATTCCAAACTTTCGCTACGGTCCTAAACAACAGGGCGGAGTGGGGCAGGGGGATGGTCAACCTGGTCAAGACGTTGGCGATCCTGGTGAGGGTGGAACTGGGCAAGCTGGAGAAGCTCCCGGAGAGCATCAACTCGAAGTGGAACTCAGCATGGAAGAACTTGCTGAGATTCTCGGCGAGAAGCTCCAACTGCCGCGCATTGAACCCAAGGGCGCAAAAAATATTGATTCTTTAAAAACGAAATTCACGGGATTGGCTCCTGTGGGTCCTGAGGGGCTTCGTCATTTTAAATCTTCATACAAGCGCGCCTTAAAGCGCATGGTGGGATCTGGAACTTACGATCCCAATGAGCCCTTGGTTTTGCCAATTCGTAGGGATATGCAGTACAAGTCCTTCAAAAAAGTTCAACAGCCTCATACTCAGGCTGTTGTTATCTATATGATGGACGTTTCTGGAAGTATGGGCGATGAACAAAAAGAAATCGTTCGACTTGAGAGCTTCTGGATTAATACCTGGTTGAAAAAACATTACAAGGGTTTGCAAACGCGCTTCATTATTCACGATGCGGCGGCAAAGGAAGTAGATGAGGATACGTTCTTTAGAACCAGTGAATCTGGTGGAACGTTGATCAGCTCTGCCTATAAGCTTTGTAAAGAAATCATCGAAACGGATTATCCTTCCGATGAATGGAATATTTATCCTTTTCACTTTAGTGATGGAGATAATTGGTCCGGTGAAGATACGCGCCTATGTCTTAAGATGCTGTCGGAGTTTTTTCTTCCGAAATGTAATGTATTTAGTTACGGCCAAGTCGAGAGTAAATACGGCAGTGGTCAGTTCTTAAAAGATTTGGAAAAAGAGTTCGGCGAAGACGAAAGACTGACTTTAAGCCAAATTGAAAATCGCGATAAAATATTAGACTCGATTAAAGACTTTCTAGGAAAAGGAAAGTAG
- a CDS encoding putative sporulation protein R (COG2719 Uncharacterized conserved protein): MANLTPELEAERKRICKIAEEAGLDFFETIFELITYDQINQFAAYGGFPVRYPHWKFGMEYEHLSKSYEYGLSKIYEMVINTDPCYAYLMEGNAMMDQKLVMAHVYGHCDFFKNNIWFSKTNRKMMDQMANHATRIRRYMDRYGQEVVEDFIDVCLSLENLIDRYSPYVEKSVAKSGPAPAQENYLLRVDRSYMRDYINPPSFVEEQRQKAEAFAAEKAARFPAEPERDVLNFFIHHAPLTDWQQDVLSIIRDEAYYFSPQGMTKTMNEGWASYWHSKLMTTKILNDSEIIDFADHHAGTMAMAPNGYNPYKVGIELMRDIEDRWNKGQFGREWEECDDVRERKHWDRKLMLGREKIFEVRKVCNDVTFIDQFLTEDFCVRNKMFVYKFNKKTNRFEVDTKDFKAIKAQLLFHMTNFGQPIIRIEDANFENRGELLLTHLHEGIDMQPDFMSETLKNVFKIWRRPVNIATVMDEAPQLFRFDGKEYKQFPMGGSGGGGDSSESNEEQKG; encoded by the coding sequence GTGGCTAATCTAACTCCTGAGCTTGAGGCGGAGAGAAAAAGAATTTGTAAGATCGCTGAAGAAGCGGGTCTGGATTTCTTTGAAACTATTTTCGAGCTTATCACTTATGATCAAATCAATCAGTTTGCGGCGTATGGTGGATTCCCTGTGCGCTACCCACACTGGAAGTTTGGTATGGAGTATGAGCATCTTTCTAAGAGCTATGAATACGGACTTTCAAAGATCTATGAGATGGTGATCAACACCGATCCTTGTTATGCCTACTTGATGGAAGGCAACGCCATGATGGACCAGAAGCTGGTGATGGCGCACGTCTATGGTCACTGTGATTTCTTTAAGAATAATATTTGGTTCTCAAAGACCAATCGTAAAATGATGGATCAGATGGCGAATCACGCGACAAGAATTCGTCGCTATATGGATCGCTATGGACAGGAAGTGGTCGAAGATTTTATCGACGTCTGCCTGAGTTTAGAAAATCTCATCGATCGTTATTCGCCTTATGTGGAAAAGTCTGTGGCTAAGTCCGGTCCCGCACCGGCACAAGAGAATTATCTACTGCGTGTAGATCGCTCGTATATGCGTGATTATATCAATCCTCCTTCATTCGTAGAAGAGCAACGCCAAAAAGCGGAAGCCTTTGCAGCGGAAAAAGCGGCTAGATTTCCAGCGGAACCAGAGCGTGACGTTTTGAATTTCTTTATTCATCACGCACCACTGACGGATTGGCAGCAGGATGTCTTATCGATCATTCGCGATGAAGCGTATTACTTCTCTCCTCAAGGCATGACAAAAACCATGAATGAAGGATGGGCGTCTTACTGGCATTCAAAGCTTATGACGACAAAGATTCTCAATGACTCTGAGATCATTGATTTTGCCGATCATCATGCAGGCACTATGGCGATGGCTCCGAATGGATACAATCCCTATAAAGTAGGTATTGAGCTGATGAGAGATATTGAAGACCGTTGGAATAAAGGTCAGTTCGGACGTGAGTGGGAAGAGTGTGATGATGTTCGCGAAAGAAAACATTGGGACCGCAAGCTCATGCTGGGACGTGAAAAGATCTTTGAGGTGCGCAAGGTCTGTAACGACGTCACGTTTATTGATCAGTTTTTGACTGAAGACTTTTGTGTTCGCAATAAGATGTTCGTTTATAAATTTAATAAAAAGACCAATCGCTTTGAAGTGGATACAAAGGACTTTAAGGCGATCAAGGCTCAGTTGTTATTTCATATGACGAATTTTGGTCAGCCGATTATCCGTATTGAGGATGCGAACTTTGAAAATCGTGGAGAGCTTCTTTTAACTCATCTTCATGAGGGCATTGATATGCAACCCGATTTTATGAGTGAAACGCTTAAAAACGTCTTTAAAATTTGGCGTCGTCCAGTTAATATTGCGACCGTGATGGATGAGGCTCCACAGCTTTTCAGATTCGATGGGAAAGAGTACAAACAATTCCCTATGGGTGGATCTGGTGGTGGTGGAGATTCCTCTGAAAGTAACGAGGAGCAAAAGGGTTGA
- a CDS encoding putative translation initiation factor SUI1 (COG0023 Translation initiation factor 1 (eIF-1/SUI1) and related proteins) produces MSNFRIVFSTDPKDQVTCDKCKKNKADCICVAEEEVHEDKIMVVFRLEKSGRGGKTVTVMDGFPKNEEYLKKLTKELKSKCGVGGTHILGPKAGLIEIQGDKREVLKKLLTQKNIKFKGV; encoded by the coding sequence TTGAGCAATTTCCGAATCGTTTTCAGCACGGATCCCAAAGATCAAGTGACGTGCGATAAGTGTAAAAAAAATAAAGCAGACTGTATTTGTGTTGCCGAAGAGGAAGTCCACGAAGATAAAATCATGGTGGTCTTCCGATTAGAGAAGTCAGGTCGAGGTGGAAAAACTGTCACGGTGATGGATGGTTTTCCTAAAAATGAAGAATATCTAAAAAAGCTCACTAAAGAATTGAAATCCAAATGCGGTGTTGGTGGGACCCATATCTTGGGACCTAAAGCGGGGTTGATCGAGATCCAAGGCGACAAGCGAGAGGTCCTGAAAAAGCTCTTAACTCAGAAAAATATCAAGTTTAAGGGTGTTTAG